The following is a genomic window from Amycolatopsis sp. BJA-103.
CGAAGAGACGATAACGGGCTTTCCTTGGGACAAAAGGACATCAGCGGCCTGTGCGCTTCCGCTGAGCAGCGTCGGCAACAGGATGGCGGCCGCGCCTAAGGGCAGTAGTCGGGTTCGGGCCTTCACATCGATCTCCCCGGGAATCCGTGGCGGCGGGTTGAGAGGGACGGGTGCGCGGCGTTGTTCTTTTGTTCACTGTTCGTTTGGTAAGTTTCCTAACGAATGCGTACGGTAATCCGTGCCACTCAGCGAGTCAAGACGTAGACTCGTCCCATGACCGGCGCCTTGATCTTCGACTTCGACGGAACGCTGGTCGACACCGAAGCGGCCGTCCTCGTGGCCTGGCAGGAGACCTTTCGCGAACGCGGCGGCGAGCTCCCCCTCGACGTCTGGCACACCGTGATCGGCACGCAGAACACCGCCGTCGCGATGTTCGAGCTGCTGGCGAAGGACGACGAGAACCTGGACAGGATCGCGGTCCGCACCGGCGTGCGCGCCCGGGTCACCGAGCTGCTGGAATCCGTGGGCCCGCGCCCCGGTGTCCAGGAGTACCTCGACGACGCGAAGGAACAGGGCCTTCGGCTCGCCATCGCGTCGAGCTCGACCGGAGACTGGGTCTCCACTCATCTGAACCGGCTCGGCCTGACGGACGCTTTCGAGGCCGTCCTCACCGGCGACCTTCACGAGGCCAAGCCGAGCCCGGACCTCTACCTGGCCGCGCTCGCCGCGCTGGACCTGCCGCCGTCCGAGGCGATCGCGATCGAGGACTCGCCGCACGGCGTCACCGCGGCGAAGGCCGCCGGGCTGAGGTGTGTCGCGGTACCGAACCCGATCACCGCGGTACTGAACTTCGACCACGCCGACCTCGTCCTCGGATCGCTGGCCGACAAACCGCTCAGTGAGTTACTCAGCCGTTGAGCAACTCACCCAGCCGGGTGAGGAACGGGCGCTGGCCCTTGAGTAGCTTCTCCTCCGCTTCGGCGAGCCCGAACCAGGCGACCCTGTCGACCTCCGGGAACTCCTGCGTCTTGCCCGACCGCGGCGGCCACTCCATCTCGAAGGTGCCGGGAACGACCTGAGCCGGGTCGAGGTCACCCTCCACCGCCCAGACCGTCACGACCTTGCCGCCGGACTGCTTCACCTCACCGAGCGGGCGGTACTCCCCCTCCGGCGCCGGCAGCCCCAGTTCCTCCTGGAACTCGCGCCGCGCCGCGGCCTCCGGCGTCTCGTCCGCCTTGTACTCACCCTTGGGCACCGACCAGCCGCCCGCGTCCTTCTTCGCCCAGAACGGCCCGCCCATATGCCCGAGCAGCACCTCGGTCACCTCGCCCGACCTGCGGAAGAGCAGGATCCCGGCACTCGTCTTACCCGCCATGGCCTCCAGTATGACCTTGCTCCGATCGGGTGATGAGACCGCGCGGGCGAAAAAGTTTCCGTCCGGATGTCGATTCGCGTCGAGTCCGTCCGACGCATGGGCAGAAGCAGCCCGACAGCCTCTCCCGGAAGGACCCGGAACCATGACGCAGACCATCACCCCCGCCAAGACCACCTCCACCGTCACCCCGCGCACCGCCAAGGCACAGGGCGCGATCCAGTCGGCCGTCCGGATCGTCGTCTCGTTCCTCTTCCTCTGCCACGGCCTGCAGGGATTCGGCTTCTTCGGTGGCGTCGACGGCGCGGGCGGCTCCGTGGAACTCGGCTCCTGGCCCGGCTGGTACGGCAGCGTGATCGAGGTCGTCGGCGCCGCGCTGGTGCTGGTTGGCCTGTTCACCCGGCCGGTCGCGGTACTCCTCTCCGGCGTCATGGCCTACGCCTACTTCACCGTCCACGCGCCGGAAGGCCTGCTGCCGCTGCAGAACATGGGCGAGCTGTCGACCCTTTACTGCTGGATCTTCCTGCTGATCGCGGTGGTCGGCCCGGGCACCTTCGCCCTCGACACGCTGCGCCGCCGTCGCTGATACCGGAATCGCGAGACCCCTTTCCTGGAATCATTCCAGGAAAGGGGCCTTTGTCGCGTTCCGGCCCATTGCGGCGTTGTTAAATTCGGACATACCATGGAATTACCCCCCGAAAGAAAGTTCCCTACAGATGGGGGTATCCGGCATCCTCTATCGCATCAATGGTTTAGACCACCTTGAGCCGGAAGGATGCGTCATGACCCAGACAGCCACCGCCACGACCACCGAGATCGGCCCGACCCCCGCCAAGTGGCAGGGCCTCGGCCTCTCCGTCGTCCGCGTAGTGGTCTCGTTCCTCTTCCTCTGCCACGGTCTGCAGAAGATGGGACTGTTCGACAAGCCCGCCGTCTCGTTCGGCACCTGGCCCGGCTGGTACGCCGGGGTGATCGAGCTGGTCGGCTCGCTGCTGATCCTGGTGGGCCTGTTCACCCGCCCGGTCGCGGTGCTGCTCTCGGGCACGATGGCCTACGCGTACTTCGTCGTCCACCAGCCCGACGCGCTGCTGCCGTTGCAGAACAAGGGTGAGATGGCCGCCCTGTACTCGTGGGTCTTCCTGCTGTTCGCGGTGGTCGGGCCGGGCACCTACGCGCTCGATACCTTGCGCCGCCGCCGCAAGTCCTGATCTCCCACCCTGTGCAAGGAAAGGCCCGTTACTTGCGAAATTTGCAAGTAACGGGCCTTTCATTGCGTCAGTGAGGCGTCAGCGGCCCTGTGGCAGCCCGGCGGCCAGGTCGGACAACGCGAGCACGTGCTCCATCAGCACGGTCAGCACCTGCTTCGTCGAATCGCGTTCCCGCGCGTCGCACAGCAGCAGCGGGACGTCCATGCTGACGTCGAGCGCCTGCCGGACCTCCTCGGTGCCGTAGCGGTACGCGTTGTCGAAGCAGTTGACGGCGACGACGAACGGCAGCCCGCGGCGCTCGAAGAAATCGACGGCCGCGAAGCAACTGTCGAGACGCCGGGTGTCGGCCAGCACGACGGCGCCGAGCGCGCCTTCGGCCAGCTCGTCCCACATGAACCAGAACCGGTCCTGCCCCGGCGTGCCGAACAGGTAAAGGATCAGCTCGGGGTTGATGGTGATCCGGCCGAAGTCGAGGGCGACCGTGGTGGTCGTCTTCTTTTCGACACCGGTGAGGTCGTCGACGCCCTCGGACGCCGCGGTGATGACCTCCTCGGTGCGCAGCGGGGGAACCTCGCTGACCGAACCGACCATCGTGGTCTTACCGACCCCGAACCCGCCGGCGATGAGGACCTTGACCGCGTTCGCGGTCAGGGATCGCCGGGGCTCAGAGTTTCCGGATGCCATCAAGAACCGCCTGGAGTACGTGTTTGTTGGGAGTGTCGGTGACCGGTGTCGCGGTACGGAACAGCACGAGGTTCTGTTCGATGAGGTCGCTCAGCAGCACCTTCACCACCGGCAACGGCAGATCGATGCGCGCCGCGACCTCCGCGACTGAGGTCGGTCTCTGGCACAGGTTGA
Proteins encoded in this region:
- a CDS encoding HAD-IA family hydrolase: MTGALIFDFDGTLVDTEAAVLVAWQETFRERGGELPLDVWHTVIGTQNTAVAMFELLAKDDENLDRIAVRTGVRARVTELLESVGPRPGVQEYLDDAKEQGLRLAIASSSTGDWVSTHLNRLGLTDAFEAVLTGDLHEAKPSPDLYLAALAALDLPPSEAIAIEDSPHGVTAAKAAGLRCVAVPNPITAVLNFDHADLVLGSLADKPLSELLSR
- a CDS encoding NUDIX domain-containing protein; this encodes MAGKTSAGILLFRRSGEVTEVLLGHMGGPFWAKKDAGGWSVPKGEYKADETPEAAARREFQEELGLPAPEGEYRPLGEVKQSGGKVVTVWAVEGDLDPAQVVPGTFEMEWPPRSGKTQEFPEVDRVAWFGLAEAEEKLLKGQRPFLTRLGELLNG
- a CDS encoding DoxX family protein, with translation MTQTITPAKTTSTVTPRTAKAQGAIQSAVRIVVSFLFLCHGLQGFGFFGGVDGAGGSVELGSWPGWYGSVIEVVGAALVLVGLFTRPVAVLLSGVMAYAYFTVHAPEGLLPLQNMGELSTLYCWIFLLIAVVGPGTFALDTLRRRR
- a CDS encoding DoxX family protein, translating into MTQTATATTTEIGPTPAKWQGLGLSVVRVVVSFLFLCHGLQKMGLFDKPAVSFGTWPGWYAGVIELVGSLLILVGLFTRPVAVLLSGTMAYAYFVVHQPDALLPLQNKGEMAALYSWVFLLFAVVGPGTYALDTLRRRRKS
- a CDS encoding GTP-binding protein, with protein sequence MASGNSEPRRSLTANAVKVLIAGGFGVGKTTMVGSVSEVPPLRTEEVITAASEGVDDLTGVEKKTTTTVALDFGRITINPELILYLFGTPGQDRFWFMWDELAEGALGAVVLADTRRLDSCFAAVDFFERRGLPFVVAVNCFDNAYRYGTEEVRQALDVSMDVPLLLCDARERDSTKQVLTVLMEHVLALSDLAAGLPQGR
- a CDS encoding DUF742 domain-containing protein; the encoded protein is MSGRHESWFEDEAGPLVRSYAVTGGRTRSDTLGLDLITLVVAMRTAHEVAGFEPEYGRILNLCQRPTSVAEVAARIDLPLPVVKVLLSDLIEQNLVLFRTATPVTDTPNKHVLQAVLDGIRKL